A region of Coccinella septempunctata chromosome 5, icCocSept1.1, whole genome shotgun sequence DNA encodes the following proteins:
- the LOC123313574 gene encoding uncharacterized protein LOC123313574, translating to MKVSTLLEDFSSTKKSPLFSNGETVVAEHFDEIREEVSADHSRARTSTSQKESDYDPSPSESFSEHDEDRLSESELNYALGKQSRRVAWCKEEIELVKGTFKREIDLNLNISLAQVKEFYTKNIEAMRRRSPHLIIQWIKGEQKRKQRNIANMKPKKERYTIEEQAVLEETIANHMKEESLPSIAECSFLIEQNDVLSSRSPASIKSFIYNKIKKRRTI from the exons ATGAAGGTATCAACACTTCTTGAGGATTTTTCATCTACAAAGAAATCCCCACTATTCTCCAATGGGGAAACAGTAGTTGCAGAACATTTCGACGAAATTAGAGAAGAAGTCAGTGCGGATCACTCGAGGGCCAGAACTTCGACTTCACAAAAGGAATCTGATTATGATCCATCTCCCTCCGAAAGTTTTTCAGAGCATGACGAAGATAGGCTTTCTGAGTCAGAACTGAATTATGCTCTAG GAAAGCAATCAAGACGTGTCGCATGGTGCAAGGAAGAAATTGAGCTGGTGAAAGGGACATTCAAGAGGGAAATCGATCTGAACCTTAATATTTCTTTGGCTCAGGTGAAGGAGTTCTACACCAAAAATATTGAAGCTATGAGAAGGCGTTCACCTCATTTGATCATTCAATGGATCAAAGGGGAGCAGAAAAGGAAGCAGAGGAATATTGCTAACATGAAAC cGAAAAAGGAACGATATACCATAGAAGAGCAGGCAGTGTTGGAAGAAACTATTGCTAATCATATGAAAGAAGAATCTCTACCAAGCATTGCAGAATGTTCTTTCTTGATAGAGCAGAATGACGTTTTGAGTTCAAGATCCCCAGCATCGATTAAATCGTtcatttataataaaataaagaagAGGAGGACCATATGA